A window from Pangasianodon hypophthalmus isolate fPanHyp1 chromosome 4, fPanHyp1.pri, whole genome shotgun sequence encodes these proteins:
- the LOC117597104 gene encoding uncharacterized protein LOC117597104 isoform X1, whose amino-acid sequence MRLFPELGLGVLPGATSRVTPAGLLHSIIRLLSILGLSQRNQPAYGSAFLWGRPGFLLFTAWWREISCTALCVCGPSSSSSAAVMSSHSLLVVLLVLTCLQSFTTAENPNGQGPCCFSYQTHKIPVRRITAYQKTYRGCENPGVIFILKSGRGVCADPEVKWVQNIMKKLPSA is encoded by the exons ATGCGGTTGTTTCCGGAGCTGGGACTTGGCGTTTTGCCTGGAGCAACGAGCCGTGTGACACCAGCGGGTTTACTCCACTCCATTATAAGGTTGCTTTCCATTCTTGGATTAAGCCAGAG gaACCAGCCTGCATACGGGAGTGCCTTCCTCTGGGGTCGTCCGGGTTTCCTTCTCTTCACTGCATGGTGGCGTGAGATTTCCTGCACTGC GCTGTGTGTCTGTggcccatcatcatcatcatcagcagcagtcatgtcctctcattctctcctgGTGGTTCTGCTGGTTCTCACCTGCCTTCAGTCCTTCACAACGGCCGAGA ATCCAAATGGACAAGGTCCCTGCTGTTTCAGTTACCAGACACATAAAATCCCTGTAAGACGCATTACAGCGTATCAAAAAACATACCGTGGGTGTGAAAATCCTGGAGTCAT ctttATCCTAAAGAGCGGCCGTGGGGTGTGTGCAGACCCCGAAGTCAAGTGGGTGCAGAACATCATGAAAAAATTGCCCAGCGCCTGA
- the LOC117597104 gene encoding uncharacterized protein LOC117597104 isoform X2, with amino-acid sequence MRLFPELGLGVLPGATSRVTPAGLLHSIIRLLSILGLSQRNQPAYGSAFLWGRPGFLLFTAWWCEISCTALCVCGPSSSSSAAVMSSHSLLVVLLVLTCLQSFTTAENPNGQGPCCFSYQTHKIPVRRITAYQKTYRGCENPGVIFILKSGRGVCADPEVKWVQNIMKKLPSA; translated from the exons ATGCGGTTATTTCCGGAGCTGGGACTTGGCGTTTTGCCTGGAGCAACGAGCCGTGTGACACCAGCGGGTTTACTCCACTCCATTATAAGGTTGCTTTCCATTCTTGGATTAAGCCAGAG gaACCAGCCTGCATATGGGAGTGCCTTCCTCTGGGGTCGTCCGGGTTTCCTTCTCTTCACTGCATGGTGGTGTGAGATTTCCTGCACTGC GCTGTGTGTCTGTggcccatcatcatcatcatcagcagcagtcatgtcctctcattctctcctgGTGGTTCTGCTGGTTCTCACCTGCCTTCAGTCCTTCACAACGGCCGAGA ATCCAAATGGACAAGGTCCCTGCTGTTTCAGTTACCAGACACATAAAATCCCTGTAAGACGCATTACAGCGTATCAAAAAACATACCGTGGGTGTGAAAATCCTGGAGTCAT ctttATCCTAAAGAGCGGCCGTGGGGTGTGTGCAGACCCCGAAGTCAAGTGGGTGCAGAACATCATGAAAAAATTGCCCAGCGCCTGA